Proteins found in one Elephas maximus indicus isolate mEleMax1 chromosome 11, mEleMax1 primary haplotype, whole genome shotgun sequence genomic segment:
- the SDHAF1 gene encoding succinate dehydrogenase assembly factor 1, mitochondrial has translation MSRPSRLQRQVLSLYRELLRAGRGKPGAEARVRAEFRRHAGLPRSDVLRIEYLYRRGRRQLQLLRSGHATAMGAFVRLREPGGVGGPGGLPDDGDGPRSPLEGARVPKTPPDGR, from the coding sequence ATGAGCAGGCCCAGCCGCCTGCAGAGGCAGGTGCTGAGCCTGTACCGCGAGCTGCTGCGCGCCGGGCGCGGGAAGCCGGGCGCCGAGGCGAGGGTGCGGGCCGAGTTCCGCCGGCACGCCGGCCTGCCGCGCTCCGACGTGCTGCGCATCGAGTACTTGTACCGCCGCGGACGGCGCCAGCTCCAGCTGCTGCGCTCGGGCCACGCCACGGCTATGGGCGCCTTCGTACGCCTGCGGGAGCCTGGCGGTGTGGGAGGCCCGGGGGGCCTGCCCGACGACGGGGACGGCCCGCGGAGTCCACTCGAAGGCGCGAGGGTACCGAAGACACCGCCCGATGGACGGTGA